One Mycobacterium marseillense DNA window includes the following coding sequences:
- a CDS encoding nitroreductase family protein, translated as MDIHEALYTTRMMRRLRPDPVPLDTQARILDAAIRAPNGANTQRWHFVAVDDPALIREFAQLFRQARALEYEKFATGTGPMVAPAPGADPGAHAETMRRIKGSGDYLAEHFEEIPLLLFVFAIDDLGGANIFPAIWSVLLAARAEGVGGVMTMVLRNFEDRVNELLGVPVGEGWTMSAMLALGYPRGTWGVAANRHPVHEVSSRNGWSTPFGVEVPQPLWPPHDTATAVGF; from the coding sequence ATGGACATCCACGAAGCGCTGTACACCACCAGGATGATGCGGCGGCTGCGGCCGGATCCGGTTCCGCTGGACACGCAGGCCCGCATCCTTGACGCGGCCATCCGCGCCCCCAACGGGGCCAACACCCAGCGCTGGCACTTTGTCGCCGTTGACGATCCGGCACTCATCCGCGAGTTCGCCCAACTGTTCCGGCAGGCCCGCGCCCTCGAATACGAGAAGTTCGCGACGGGGACGGGACCGATGGTGGCTCCGGCGCCCGGCGCGGACCCGGGCGCCCACGCCGAGACCATGCGCCGAATCAAGGGCTCGGGGGATTACCTGGCCGAGCATTTCGAAGAAATTCCCTTGCTGCTCTTCGTCTTCGCGATCGACGACCTCGGCGGCGCCAACATCTTCCCGGCGATCTGGAGCGTGCTGCTCGCCGCCCGTGCCGAGGGCGTAGGGGGCGTCATGACGATGGTGCTCCGCAATTTCGAGGACAGGGTCAACGAGTTGTTGGGCGTTCCCGTCGGGGAAGGCTGGACCATGTCGGCGATGCTGGCCCTTGGCTACCCGCGGGGCACATGGGGTGTCGCGGCCAATCGGCATCCCGTGCACGAGGTCTCATCGCGAAACGGCTGGAGCACGCCGTTCGGTGTTGAAGTGCCCCAACCGCTTTGGCCGCCCCACGACACGGCAACCGCGGTCGGGTTCTGA
- a CDS encoding HD domain-containing protein, translating to MTTSSIDTIAGIHVPDTALAREVTEFIRDTEDELLFNHSRRVFFFGALRGLRRGLHPNMELLYVAAMFHDIGLTEHYRNSTIRFEVDGANAARDFLMDAGVGKADADTVWLGIALHTTPGVPEFLAPEVALLQAGVEVDVVGVGREQMAPEALAAVTAAHPRPDFKNRILAAFNDGMKHRPRTTDGTMNADVLAHFDPTFERVDFVDKILNNGWPE from the coding sequence ATGACCACCAGCTCGATCGACACCATCGCCGGCATCCACGTGCCCGACACCGCGCTGGCGCGCGAGGTCACCGAGTTCATTCGCGACACCGAAGACGAGTTGCTGTTCAACCATTCCCGGCGGGTGTTCTTCTTCGGCGCGCTGCGGGGCCTGCGCCGCGGGCTGCACCCCAACATGGAACTGCTCTACGTCGCGGCGATGTTCCACGACATCGGCCTGACCGAGCACTACCGCAACTCGACCATCCGCTTCGAGGTCGACGGCGCCAACGCGGCGCGGGACTTCCTGATGGACGCTGGCGTCGGCAAGGCCGACGCCGACACGGTGTGGCTCGGCATAGCCCTGCACACCACCCCCGGCGTGCCCGAGTTCCTGGCACCCGAGGTCGCGCTGCTGCAGGCCGGCGTGGAAGTCGACGTCGTCGGCGTCGGACGCGAGCAGATGGCTCCCGAGGCACTCGCCGCGGTGACCGCCGCCCACCCGCGCCCCGATTTCAAGAACCGCATTCTGGCGGCGTTCAACGACGGCATGAAGCACCGGCCGCGGACCACCGACGGCACCATGAACGCCGACGTGCTGGCGCACTTCGATCCCACCTTCGAGCGCGTCGACTTCGTCGACAAGATCCTCAACAACGGCTGGCCGGAATAG
- a CDS encoding GlxA family transcriptional regulator, with protein sequence MADVAVAGKHSRVVVIVVFDGVTLLDVAGAGEVFVEANRFGADYRLKIASVDGSDVTSSIGTRLGVTDSLSAIDSADTVLVAGSDHLPGRPIDPALVEAVRSVAGRTGRMASICTGSFILAQAGLLSGRRATTHWHDTRLLARAFRDVTVEPDAIFVRDGDVFTSAGISSGIDLALALVEMDYGTELVREVARWLVVYLKRAGGQSQFSVLVEADPPPQSPLRAVTEAIAADPSADYTVKRLAALASLSTRQLTRLFQSELGMTPARYVELVRVDFARNALEAGRSVNETAGMAGFGSIETLRRAFVNHLGISPKAYRDRFRTAYA encoded by the coding sequence ATGGCTGACGTGGCTGTAGCGGGAAAGCATTCGCGGGTGGTGGTCATCGTCGTCTTCGACGGCGTGACGCTGCTCGACGTCGCGGGAGCGGGCGAAGTGTTCGTCGAGGCCAACCGGTTCGGTGCCGACTACCGGCTCAAGATCGCCTCGGTGGACGGATCCGACGTGACGAGCTCGATCGGGACCCGCTTGGGGGTCACCGATAGCCTGTCGGCCATCGATTCCGCCGATACCGTCCTGGTGGCCGGCAGCGACCACCTGCCCGGGCGACCGATCGACCCGGCGCTCGTCGAGGCCGTCAGGTCCGTCGCCGGGCGGACCGGGCGGATGGCGTCCATTTGCACGGGGTCGTTCATCCTCGCGCAGGCCGGCCTGCTCAGCGGCCGGCGCGCCACGACGCACTGGCACGACACCCGGTTGTTGGCCCGGGCGTTTCGGGACGTCACCGTCGAGCCCGACGCGATCTTCGTCCGCGACGGCGACGTGTTCACCTCGGCCGGGATTTCCTCGGGCATCGACCTGGCGCTGGCGCTCGTCGAAATGGATTACGGGACCGAACTGGTCCGCGAGGTCGCCCGGTGGCTGGTCGTCTACCTGAAACGGGCCGGTGGCCAATCACAGTTCTCGGTGCTGGTCGAGGCCGATCCCCCACCGCAGTCGCCGCTGCGCGCGGTCACCGAAGCTATCGCGGCCGACCCCAGCGCCGACTACACCGTGAAAAGGCTTGCGGCCCTGGCATCGTTGAGCACACGCCAGCTCACCCGGCTCTTTCAATCCGAGCTGGGCATGACGCCGGCGCGCTACGTCGAGCTGGTTCGAGTCGATTTCGCCCGTAACGCGCTCGAAGCCGGCCGTTCGGTCAACGAGACCGCCGGCATGGCCGGCTTCGGCAGCATCGAAACGCTGCGGCGCGCGTTCGTCAACCACCTGGGCATCAGCCCCAAGGCCTACCGGGACAGGTTCCGAACGGCCTACGCCTAA
- a CDS encoding UPF0182 family protein codes for MGMRPTARMPKLTRRSRILILIALGVIALLLAGPRLIDAYVDWLWFGELGYRSVFSTVLVTRFVVFLIAGLLVGGIVFAGLAVAYRTRPVFVPSNDNDPVARYRALVLSRLRLVSAGIPVAIGLPAGIIAQSYWVRIQLFLHGGDFGIKDPQFGKDLGFYAFELPFYRLLLSYLFVAVFLAFVANLLAHYVFGGIRLSGRTGALSRSARIQLVTLVGLLVLLKAVAYWLDRYELLSHTRGGKPFTGAGYTDINAVLPAKLILMAIALICAGAVFSAVVLRDLRIPAIGLVLLLLSSLIVGAGWPLIVEQISVKPNAAQKESEYISRSIAATRQAYGLTADVVTYRNYTGDAQATAQQVADDRATTSNIRLLDPTIVSPAFTQFQQGKNFYYFPDQLSIDRYLDRNGSLRDYVVAARELNPDRLIDNQRDWINRHSVYTHGNGFIASPANTVRGIANDPNQNGGYPEFLVNVVGANGNVVSDGPAPLDQPRVYYGPVISNTSADYAIVGRNGADREYDYETSNETKNYTYTGLGGVPLGDWLSRSVFAAKFAERNFLFSNVIGSNSKILFNRDPARRVEAVAPWLTTDSAVYPAIVNKRLVWIIDGYTTLDNYPYSELTSLESATADSNEVAFNRLAPDKRVSYIRNSVKATVDAYDGTVSLYQQDEQDPVLKAWMRVFPGTVKPKGDISPELAEHLRYPEDLFKVQRMLLAKYHVNDPVTFFSTSDFWDVPLDPNPTASSYQPPYYIVAKNIAKNDNSSSYQLTSAMNRFKRDYLAAYISASSDPATYGRITVLTIPGQVNGPKLANNAITTDPAVSQDLGVIGRDNQNRIRWGNLLTLPVGQGGLLYVEPVYASPGASDAASSYPRLIRVAMMYNDKIGYGPTVRDALTGLFGPGAGAAATGIQPTEAGTPAAGSPPSAPAPAAPPGSPPPAAVPPAPDGSVALSPAKAAVLQEIQAAIGAAKDAQKKGDFAGYGAALQRLDDAITKYNNTK; via the coding sequence GTGGGGATGCGGCCCACCGCAAGAATGCCGAAGCTGACTCGGCGTAGCCGAATTCTGATCCTGATCGCACTGGGTGTGATCGCTTTGCTGCTCGCGGGTCCGCGGCTGATCGACGCTTACGTCGACTGGCTGTGGTTCGGCGAGCTCGGCTACCGCTCGGTGTTTTCCACCGTGCTCGTCACCCGGTTCGTGGTCTTCCTCATCGCCGGCCTGCTGGTGGGCGGCATCGTGTTCGCCGGGCTCGCGGTGGCCTACCGCACCCGCCCGGTGTTCGTGCCGAGCAACGACAACGATCCGGTGGCGCGCTACCGCGCCCTGGTCCTTTCCCGGCTGCGCCTGGTCAGCGCCGGCATCCCGGTGGCGATCGGCTTGCCGGCCGGCATCATCGCCCAAAGCTATTGGGTGCGGATCCAGCTGTTCCTGCACGGCGGCGACTTCGGCATCAAGGACCCGCAGTTCGGCAAGGACCTCGGCTTCTACGCCTTCGAGTTACCGTTCTACCGGCTGCTGCTCAGCTACCTGTTCGTGGCGGTGTTCCTGGCGTTCGTGGCCAACCTGTTGGCCCACTACGTCTTTGGCGGCATCCGGCTGTCCGGTCGCACCGGTGCGCTGAGCCGTTCGGCGCGCATCCAGCTGGTCACGCTGGTCGGGCTGCTGGTGTTGCTCAAGGCGGTCGCCTATTGGCTGGACCGCTACGAGCTGTTGTCGCACACCCGCGGCGGCAAGCCCTTCACCGGCGCCGGCTACACCGACATCAACGCCGTGCTGCCGGCGAAGCTGATCCTCATGGCGATCGCGCTCATCTGCGCGGGTGCGGTGTTCTCCGCGGTCGTCCTGCGGGACTTGAGGATTCCCGCGATCGGGCTGGTGCTGTTGCTGCTGTCGTCGTTGATCGTGGGCGCCGGCTGGCCGTTGATCGTCGAGCAGATCAGCGTCAAACCCAATGCCGCGCAAAAGGAAAGCGAATACATCAGCCGCAGCATCGCGGCGACGCGGCAGGCCTACGGCCTGACCGCGGACGTGGTCACCTACCGCAACTACACCGGCGACGCGCAGGCCACCGCCCAGCAGGTCGCCGACGACCGCGCGACCACGTCCAACATCCGGCTGCTCGACCCGACCATCGTCAGCCCGGCGTTCACCCAGTTCCAGCAGGGCAAGAACTTCTACTACTTCCCCGACCAGCTCTCCATCGACCGCTACCTGGACCGCAACGGGTCGCTGCGCGACTACGTCGTGGCCGCCCGCGAACTCAACCCCGACCGCCTCATCGACAACCAGCGCGACTGGATCAACCGGCACTCCGTCTACACCCACGGGAACGGGTTCATCGCGTCGCCGGCCAACACCGTGCGCGGAATCGCCAACGACCCCAACCAAAACGGCGGCTACCCCGAATTCCTGGTCAACGTCGTCGGCGCCAACGGCAACGTCGTCTCCGACGGGCCCGCGCCGCTCGACCAGCCGCGCGTCTACTACGGGCCGGTCATCTCCAACACTTCGGCGGACTACGCGATCGTCGGGCGCAACGGCGCCGACCGCGAATACGACTACGAGACCAGCAACGAAACCAAGAACTACACCTACACCGGACTCGGCGGCGTCCCCCTCGGCGACTGGCTGTCGCGCAGCGTGTTCGCCGCCAAGTTCGCGGAGCGAAACTTCTTGTTCTCCAACGTGATCGGCTCCAACAGCAAGATCCTGTTCAACCGTGATCCGGCCCGACGGGTGGAGGCGGTGGCGCCCTGGCTGACCACCGACAGCGCGGTCTACCCGGCGATCGTCAACAAGCGACTGGTGTGGATCATCGACGGCTACACCACGCTGGACAACTACCCGTATTCCGAACTCACCTCGCTGGAGTCGGCGACCGCGGACTCCAACGAGGTGGCGTTCAACAGGCTCGCGCCCGACAAGCGGGTGTCCTACATCCGCAACTCGGTGAAGGCGACCGTGGACGCCTACGACGGCACCGTCAGCCTGTATCAGCAAGACGAACAGGATCCGGTGCTCAAGGCGTGGATGCGGGTGTTCCCGGGAACCGTCAAGCCCAAGGGCGACATCAGCCCCGAGCTGGCCGAGCACCTGCGCTATCCCGAGGACCTGTTCAAGGTGCAGCGGATGCTGCTGGCGAAGTACCACGTCAACGACCCGGTGACGTTCTTCTCCACGTCGGACTTCTGGGACGTGCCGCTGGACCCGAACCCGACGGCCAGCAGCTATCAGCCGCCCTACTACATCGTCGCGAAAAACATTGCGAAGAACGACAATTCGTCGTCGTATCAGTTGACGAGCGCGATGAACAGGTTCAAGCGCGACTACCTGGCCGCCTACATCAGCGCCAGCTCCGACCCGGCCACCTACGGCCGGATCACCGTGCTGACCATCCCGGGGCAGGTCAACGGGCCGAAGCTGGCCAACAACGCGATCACCACCGACCCGGCGGTGTCCCAGGACCTCGGGGTGATCGGGCGCGACAACCAGAACCGGATCCGGTGGGGCAACCTGCTCACCTTGCCGGTGGGTCAGGGCGGGTTGCTCTACGTCGAACCCGTGTACGCCTCCCCGGGGGCCAGCGACGCGGCGTCGTCCTACCCGCGGCTGATCCGGGTGGCGATGATGTACAACGACAAGATCGGGTACGGCCCGACCGTGCGCGACGCGCTCACCGGGCTGTTCGGCCCCGGCGCGGGGGCGGCGGCGACGGGCATTCAGCCCACCGAGGCGGGCACGCCCGCGGCGGGCTCACCGCCCAGCGCGCCAGCACCGGCCGCGCCGCCGGGCTCCCCGCCGCCCGCGGCCGTCCCGCCGGCGCCGGACGGATCGGTGGCGCTGTCTCCGGCCAAAGCCGCTGTGCTGCAAGAGATCCAGGCGGCGATCGGCGCGGCCAAGGACGCGCAGAAGAAGGGTGATTTCGCCGGCTACGGCGCGGCGCTGCAGCGCTTGGACGACGCGATCACCAAGTACAACAACACCAAATAG
- a CDS encoding PDZ domain-containing protein, whose product MNRRILTLMVALVPIVVFGVLLAVVTVPFVSLGPGPTFDTLGEVDGKQVVAIQGTLTHPTTGHLNMTTVSQRDDLTLGEALTLWLSDQEQLVPRDIIYPPGKSREEVDKANSADFKQSEDSAEYAALGYLKYPSAVTVAKVPEPGPSAGKLKAGDAIDAVNGTPVATVDAFTGLLKNTKPGQTVTIDYRRKNEPAGVAQITLGANKDRDYGYVGVAVLDAPWAPFVVDFNLANIGGPSAGLMFSLAVVDKLTTGGLAGSNFIAGTGTITADGKVGQIGGITHKMVAAHAAGATVFLVPAKNCYEASSDNPSGLRLVKVETLGQAVDALHAIASGGQPPSC is encoded by the coding sequence GTGAACAGGCGCATCCTGACCTTGATGGTCGCGCTGGTGCCGATCGTGGTGTTCGGTGTGTTGCTGGCGGTGGTGACGGTGCCGTTCGTGTCGCTGGGTCCCGGCCCCACCTTCGACACGCTCGGCGAGGTCGACGGCAAGCAGGTGGTGGCGATCCAGGGCACTCTGACGCATCCGACCACCGGTCACCTGAACATGACGACCGTGTCCCAGCGCGACGATCTGACCCTGGGCGAGGCGCTGACGCTGTGGCTTTCGGACCAGGAACAGCTGGTGCCGCGCGACATCATCTACCCGCCCGGCAAGTCACGGGAGGAAGTGGACAAGGCCAACAGCGCAGACTTCAAGCAATCCGAGGACAGCGCCGAATATGCGGCCTTGGGCTATTTGAAGTACCCGTCGGCGGTCACGGTGGCGAAGGTCCCCGAGCCCGGTCCCTCGGCGGGCAAGCTGAAGGCCGGCGACGCCATCGACGCGGTCAACGGCACCCCCGTCGCCACCGTCGACGCATTCACCGGGCTGCTGAAGAACACCAAACCCGGTCAGACCGTGACGATCGACTACCGCCGCAAGAACGAACCCGCCGGTGTGGCGCAGATCACCCTGGGCGCCAACAAGGACCGCGACTACGGCTACGTGGGCGTCGCGGTGCTCGACGCGCCGTGGGCGCCGTTCGTCGTGGACTTCAATCTCGCCAACATCGGTGGCCCGTCCGCCGGCCTGATGTTCAGCCTGGCGGTGGTCGACAAGCTGACCACCGGCGGCCTGGCCGGGTCGAACTTCATCGCGGGAACCGGGACCATCACCGCCGACGGCAAGGTCGGCCAGATCGGCGGCATCACCCACAAGATGGTGGCCGCGCACGCGGCCGGGGCCACGGTGTTCCTGGTGCCGGCGAAGAACTGCTACGAGGCCAGTTCGGACAATCCGTCCGGCCTGCGGTTGGTCAAGGTCGAGACGCTCGGCCAGGCAGTAGATGCGCTGCACGCGATCGCGTCCGGTGGGCAGCCGCCAAGCTGCTAG